The nucleotide window GCCCAGCTACAGCAAATTGCTCGATTCGCTGCATCGCGCCCAGGTTTACCGCGAGATGTACGATCAGGCACGTGAGCGCGGCAGGCATCGCGAACCCAACCTTTTCCGCAGCCTAGTCGGCACCAGTCGCGCGATCCAGCACGTGCGCCAGATGATGCAGCAGGTCGCCGATACGGACGCCAGTGTGCTGATCCTGGGCGAATCGGGCACCGGCAAGGAAGTGGTTGCGCGCAATCTGCATTACCACTCCAAGCGTCGCGAAGCGCCATTCGTGCCGGTGAACTGTGGCGCAATTCCGGCCGAGTTGCTGGAAAGCGAGCTGTTCGGGCACGAGAAGGGCGCCTTCACCGGCGCGATCACCAGCCGGGCCGGGCGTTTCGAGCTGGCCAACGGCGGCACGCTGTTTCTCGACGAAATCGGCGACATGCCGTTGCCGATGCAGGTCAAGCTGCTGCGGGTTCTGCAGGAGCGCACCTTCGAGCGCGTGGGCAGCAACAAGACCCAGAGCGTCGACGTGCGGATCATTGCCGCGACCCACAAGAACCTCGAGAGCATGATCGAGGTCGGCAGTTTCCGCGAAGACCTCTATTACCGCCTCAATGTATTCCCGATTGAAATGGCCCCGTTGCGTGAGCGCGTCGAGGACATTCCGCTGTTGATGAACGAGCTGATTTCGCGCATGGAGCACGAAAAGCGCGGTTCGATCCGCTTCAATTCGGCCGCGATCATGTCCCTGTGCCGCCATGGCTGGCCGGGCAACGTCCGCGAATTGGCCAACCTGGTGGAGCGCATGGCGATCATGCACCCCTATGGCGTGATCGGTGTGGCTGAGCTGCCGAAGAAATTCCGCTACGTTGACGACGAAGACGAGCAAATGGTCGACAGCCTGCGCAGCGATCTGGAAGAGCGCGTGGCGATCAACGGCCACACACCGGATTTCACCAGCAGTGCCTTGCTGCCCCCGGAAGGCCTCGATCTCAAGGATTACCTGGGTGGCCTGGAGCAGGGGCTTATCCAGCAGGCCCTGGACGACGCCAACGGTATCGTGGCTCGTGCAGCGGAACGCCTGCGCATCCGTCGCACCACCCTGGTGGAGAAGATGCGCAAGTACGGCATGAGTCGTCGTGAAGGCGATGAACAGGCGGATGATTGACGCCTGTCTCATGACCGCATGATTTTTTGTGGCGAGGGGATTTATCCCCGCTGGGGCGTGAAGCGGCCCTGTTTTTGGGGCCGCTACGCAGCCCAGCGGGGATAAATCCCCTCGCCACAAAGTCGCCGCTACGGCTCGGTTCATATTCACCACCTTCCGGCACGGCTATTGCTAAAGCTCTCTCAACAGACCGTTTAAATGACGGTCAGCCAAGCGAGAGAGTTCGATGAGCCAAGCCGCCCACGTCCAGATGTCTCCTGTCCCTGAGTCGGGGCTCATGCCGTCCGCCGAGCAGGCAAGCCGCCCTGGACTCGAGCAGGCGTTTTCGCTGTTCAACCAGATGTCCAGCCAGCTGACCGATTCCTACAGT belongs to Pseudomonas sp. B21-028 and includes:
- a CDS encoding sigma-54 dependent transcriptional regulator; translated protein: MWRETKILLIDDDSVRRRDLAVILNFLGEENLPCGSHDWQQAVGSLASSREVICVLIGTVNAPATLLGLLKTLSTWDEFLPVLLMGENSSLDLPEDQRRRVLSTLEMPPSYSKLLDSLHRAQVYREMYDQARERGRHREPNLFRSLVGTSRAIQHVRQMMQQVADTDASVLILGESGTGKEVVARNLHYHSKRREAPFVPVNCGAIPAELLESELFGHEKGAFTGAITSRAGRFELANGGTLFLDEIGDMPLPMQVKLLRVLQERTFERVGSNKTQSVDVRIIAATHKNLESMIEVGSFREDLYYRLNVFPIEMAPLRERVEDIPLLMNELISRMEHEKRGSIRFNSAAIMSLCRHGWPGNVRELANLVERMAIMHPYGVIGVAELPKKFRYVDDEDEQMVDSLRSDLEERVAINGHTPDFTSSALLPPEGLDLKDYLGGLEQGLIQQALDDANGIVARAAERLRIRRTTLVEKMRKYGMSRREGDEQADD